A stretch of the Pelmatolapia mariae isolate MD_Pm_ZW linkage group LG23, Pm_UMD_F_2, whole genome shotgun sequence genome encodes the following:
- the LOC134620400 gene encoding uncharacterized protein LOC134620400 — MRRFPSHYVRSGHFPCSQSSAHCIGWGLLLTCPSVNDGVVFQQHCWREQSEMVAGIETRFFEGPPHQKSPRYSLTDFDSGLFRTVGEILAVSLAQGSPAPTFFSQWAYSYLCNGQINPTQLDKNTVADSQLRLLIDQVESSTEQSLQGLTDEILNCGFTGAISVQNKEPIVRAITLHAVLRLQPMLEQLKEGLQLYGLHLLIKQYPEICQPLFVLGGDVKVNAEFVMASIHPQLSENGTSKHQVELDLVNFIQDLLYESEEGQEHVADEDGPRSITPARFLQWIKAMFLSSPQKRRNLLWW, encoded by the exons ATGAGACGTTTTCCCAGCCACTACGTGAGAAGTGGTCATTTCCCATGCTCTCAAAGTAGCGCGCATTGTATCGGGTGGGGGCTGCTGTTAACTTGTCCCTCAGTGAACGATGGCGTCGTCTTCCAACAACACTGCTGGCGCGAACAATCAG AAATGGTCGCCGGAATCGAGACTCGTTTCTTTGAAGGACCACCACACCAAAAAAGTCCACGCTATTCCCTTACTGACTTTGACAGTGGACTCTTCAg GACTGTTGGTGAGATTCTGGCCGTCAGTTTGGCACAAGGAAGTCCTGCCCCTACATTTTTCAGCCAGTGGGCTTACAGTTACCTCTGCAATGGGCAGATCAACCCAACACAGCTGGATAAAAATACAGTGGCAGATTCACAGTTGCGGTTACTGATTGACCAG GTGGAATCTTCAACTGAGCAGTCACTTCAGGGCCTTACTGATGAGATTTTAAACTGTGGATTCACTGGAGCCATCTCGGTTCAAAACAAGGAACCGATTGTCCG AGCCATTACACTCCATGCTGTGCTTAGATTGCAGCCAATGTTGGAACAACTCAAGGAAGGTTTGCAGCTGTATGGCCTCCACCTGCTGATTAAGCAATACCCAGAAATCTGCCAGCCTCTCTTCGTCCTTGGGGGAGATGTGAAA GTTAATGCCGAGTTTGTCATGGCGTCCATTCACCCTCAGCTGAGTGAGAATGGAACCTCCAAGCATCAGGTTGAGCTGGACCTGGTTAACTTCATTCAGGACTTGCTTTATGAGTCAGAAG AAGGTCAAGAACATGTAGCTGACGAAGATGGCCCAAGATCTATCACACCTGCCAGGTTTCTGCAATGGATCAAGGCCATGTTCCTCTCCTCCCCTCAGAAAAGAAGGAATTTGCTGTGGTGGTAA